One Methanococcus aeolicus Nankai-3 DNA segment encodes these proteins:
- a CDS encoding glycosyltransferase family protein, which yields MNDKDTFTNYIINNFPNIIPILSNNFPFKFPKVKYVPSKAKSNITIYNSIIKVYLNLNDFINKLRSKSEYLHVTKTDVIIIGYTGKIVNNPKGIPIGDYSNYFIKDFLNRNDIKTKELLIFNLKDISRIINILNMQKYLKHNNSDLLFLLKYQTPKKIDLDNLKNICTKCIENKLYEYIYSDLEYSVIPKEDLKKRISNLEKYIKFITSNTFVSYVLSLAHSIKYYLEMSSPKILIINSISGLVDRLCVYVAKYLGIKIIFLPHGIGENLSSSNFINYFKINPIPIDVYINPTYDKKNITIKFKNIEICNYGVAIYGHTIDNYFNEISLPKDNRKLTVLYATQPWVRDGIIEKRKYIEFLYKFFNILKQIDCDIIIKFHPRDNDNIYKNILKKLNIKNVEYSYKAPPFFIEDIKKSDVLLTHISGICYESILAGTPVISIIPHELEKYYYPYESIEVPKFTENNLNKLKNFLKQKYVDKSLNNLLEIEQKKVKPKILGDDSLNLFLFKIKSLLEK from the coding sequence ATGAATGATAAGGATACATTTACCAACTACATCATAAACAATTTTCCAAATATAATACCAATTTTATCCAATAACTTTCCATTTAAATTTCCAAAAGTTAAGTATGTTCCTAGTAAGGCTAAATCCAACATAACTATATACAATAGTATAATAAAAGTGTATCTTAATTTGAATGATTTTATAAATAAACTTAGGTCTAAATCCGAATATTTACATGTCACAAAAACTGATGTTATAATAATAGGATACACTGGAAAAATAGTCAATAATCCTAAGGGTATTCCAATCGGAGATTATTCAAACTACTTTATAAAAGATTTCCTTAATAGAAATGATATAAAAACAAAAGAACTATTAATATTTAATTTAAAAGATATCTCAAGAATTATAAATATATTAAATATGCAAAAATATTTAAAACATAATAATAGTGATTTGCTTTTTTTGTTAAAATATCAAACCCCTAAAAAAATTGATCTTGATAATTTAAAGAATATTTGCACAAAATGTATAGAAAATAAATTGTATGAATATATATATTCTGATTTAGAATATTCAGTTATACCTAAGGAAGACCTAAAAAAAAGGATCTCTAACTTAGAGAAATATATTAAATTCATCACATCAAATACATTTGTAAGTTATGTGTTATCCTTAGCACATTCTATAAAATATTATCTTGAGATGTCTTCTCCAAAGATTTTAATAATTAATTCAATAAGTGGTTTAGTAGATAGATTATGTGTGTATGTGGCAAAATATTTGGGTATAAAGATAATATTTTTACCACATGGTATTGGTGAAAATTTATCATCATCCAATTTTATAAATTACTTTAAAATTAATCCTATTCCAATTGATGTATATATCAACCCAACATATGATAAAAAAAATATAACTATAAAATTTAAAAATATAGAAATTTGTAATTACGGGGTAGCAATATATGGGCATACAATTGATAATTATTTTAATGAAATATCATTACCTAAAGACAATAGAAAGCTTACGGTGTTGTATGCTACACAGCCATGGGTTAGAGATGGCATAATTGAGAAAAGAAAATATATTGAGTTTTTGTATAAATTTTTCAATATTCTAAAGCAAATTGATTGTGATATAATCATAAAATTCCATCCACGAGATAACGACAATATTTATAAAAATATACTAAAAAAATTAAATATTAAAAATGTAGAATATAGTTATAAAGCACCACCATTTTTTATTGAAGATATAAAAAAATCTGATGTTTTGTTGACCCATATTTCAGGCATTTGTTATGAGTCAATTTTGGCAGGGACTCCAGTAATTAGTATAATACCTCATGAATTAGAAAAATATTACTATCCTTATGAATCAATTGAGGTTCCAAAATTTACTGAAAATAATCTTAATAAACTAAAAAATTTTTTAAAACAAAAATATGTTGATAAATCATTAAATAATTTACTTGAAATTGAACAAAAAAAAGTTAAACCAAAAATATTAGGTGATGATTCATTAAATTTATTCTTATTTAAAATAAAATCATTATTGGAAAAATGA
- a CDS encoding UDP-N-acetylglucosamine 4,6-dehydratase family protein has translation MNKSQLENLKSFYDNKVILVTGGTGSIGKEIVKTLLNFNPKAIRVLDINETALFDLEQELNTPKIRAFLGDIRDKDRLKRAVEGVDIIFHAAALKHVPLCEYNPFEAVKTNVIGTQNLIDVAMDEEVEKFITVSTDKAVNPVNVMGATKLLAERLTTSANLYKGHRKTAFSVVRFGNVLNSRGSILPLLKEQLKNGKDITLTHPEMTRFIMSINDAVKLVLKSCTLAKGGEIFILKMPSVKIKDLIEVVVEELAPKYGYDPEEINIKIIGKRPGEKLYEELIVEEEIYKLEELEDMFVVYPYKSNTDNKDKKIIYDSKNTKFLSKGEIKRVLFDIRYLGDNYE, from the coding sequence ATGAATAAATCTCAATTGGAAAATTTAAAATCCTTTTATGACAATAAGGTTATTCTAGTAACGGGAGGAACTGGCTCAATAGGAAAAGAAATTGTAAAAACTTTATTAAATTTTAATCCAAAGGCGATTAGAGTTTTAGATATAAATGAAACAGCACTTTTCGATTTAGAACAAGAACTAAACACTCCTAAAATAAGGGCATTTTTAGGTGATATAAGAGATAAGGATAGATTAAAAAGAGCTGTTGAAGGGGTAGATATAATATTCCATGCAGCAGCATTAAAACATGTTCCCCTATGTGAATATAATCCATTCGAAGCAGTAAAAACAAATGTAATAGGTACTCAAAATTTAATAGATGTTGCGATGGATGAAGAGGTTGAAAAATTCATAACAGTAAGCACGGATAAGGCAGTCAATCCAGTAAATGTTATGGGTGCAACTAAATTATTAGCCGAAAGATTAACCACTTCTGCGAACTTATATAAAGGACATAGAAAAACTGCTTTTTCTGTTGTTAGATTTGGAAATGTTTTAAATTCGAGAGGTTCAATTTTACCATTGTTAAAAGAACAATTAAAAAATGGAAAGGATATTACCTTAACACATCCTGAGATGACGAGATTTATAATGAGTATCAACGATGCTGTAAAATTAGTTTTAAAATCATGCACATTGGCAAAAGGTGGAGAAATATTCATATTAAAAATGCCTTCTGTAAAAATTAAAGATTTAATAGAAGTGGTTGTTGAAGAGCTCGCTCCAAAATATGGATATGATCCAGAAGAGATAAATATTAAAATAATTGGTAAAAGACCGGGCGAAAAATTATATGAAGAGTTGATAGTAGAAGAAGAAATTTATAAATTGGAAGAGTTAGAGGATATGTTTGTTGTTTATCCTTATAAGTCAAATACAGATAATAAAGATAAAAAAATAATTTATGATTCAAAAAATACTAAATTTTTAAGTAAGGGGGAAATTAAGAGAGTATTGTTTGATATTAGATACCTGGGTGATAATTATGAATGA
- a CDS encoding ATP-grasp domain-containing protein codes for MVKILRTATGCMASISFINELMKKGVEVVCVDANPISVGLHYCRKKYVVPKGNEPNFIPELLKICKKENIDAILSGPEEEIIHISKNKDIFLNEGILPIVSDYETIKITSDKWKTYEFFINNNISTPKTYKLDEIKKEEINFPIVLKPRFGRGGLGIYIAKDMGDFNYIVKKCNSDYIAQEFIEGIEFTIDIFSDMDGNILSVVPRKRLSVESGISVKSEVTYNETIIKYAKEIAEKLNIKGPANIQCILKNNKSYFIEINPRFGGGSILSIRSDPTIIENLIRIVKGEKPIPSKGFKQNLLMLRYYSEIFVEGKHESHNI; via the coding sequence ATGGTAAAAATTTTAAGAACAGCAACTGGATGCATGGCATCGATTAGTTTTATCAATGAATTAATGAAAAAGGGTGTTGAGGTTGTATGTGTTGATGCAAATCCTATTTCTGTTGGATTACATTACTGTAGAAAGAAATATGTAGTTCCAAAAGGAAATGAACCAAATTTTATTCCCGAATTACTAAAAATTTGTAAAAAAGAAAATATAGATGCCATCTTATCAGGTCCAGAAGAAGAAATTATACATATCTCAAAAAATAAAGATATTTTCTTAAATGAGGGAATTTTACCAATTGTATCCGATTATGAAACAATTAAAATAACATCCGATAAGTGGAAGACTTATGAATTTTTTATAAATAACAACATCTCAACTCCAAAAACATATAAATTAGATGAAATTAAAAAAGAAGAAATAAATTTCCCAATTGTCCTAAAACCAAGATTTGGTAGAGGGGGTCTGGGAATATACATCGCAAAAGATATGGGTGATTTTAATTACATTGTAAAGAAATGTAACTCAGATTATATTGCACAGGAGTTCATTGAGGGCATTGAATTCACAATTGATATATTTTCAGATATGGATGGAAATATTTTGTCTGTTGTTCCAAGAAAACGGTTGTCAGTGGAATCAGGCATATCTGTAAAATCTGAGGTAACATACAATGAGACCATAATAAAATATGCAAAAGAAATTGCGGAAAAACTAAATATTAAAGGTCCTGCAAATATTCAATGCATTTTAAAAAATAATAAATCATATTTTATTGAAATAAATCCACGATTTGGTGGTGGCTCAATATTGTCAATAAGGAGTGACCCAACAATAATTGAAAATTTAATAAGAATTGTCAAAGGGGAAAAACCCATACCAAGCAAAGGTTTCAAACAAAACTTACTGATGTTAAGATACTACTCTGAAATTTTTGTTGAGGGGAAACATGAAAGCCATAATATTTGA
- a CDS encoding HAD family hydrolase: MKAIIFDLDNTLYDYRDYFYQVFLKLSEYFYKRYQIPKDEFIKTSMEILNKRKSRYPKLFNEILNVLNIPENEVKFCVEIFTSGRFPIVPSDGVYEVLDYLKNKNYFLGIITDGNHIRQREKIKSLKFENYFDTVVYTDIFQSPKPSPTPYQYIISKFGINPKLSYYVGDDPDVDFRGAKFVGLNTIRVLNGEFIYKKKNKFIDYEIKEIKEIINIV; this comes from the coding sequence ATGAAAGCCATAATATTTGATTTAGATAATACTCTTTATGATTATAGGGATTATTTCTATCAAGTTTTTTTAAAATTATCAGAATATTTTTATAAAAGGTACCAAATTCCAAAAGATGAATTTATTAAAACATCAATGGAGATATTGAACAAAAGAAAAAGCAGATATCCAAAATTATTCAATGAAATATTGAATGTATTAAACATTCCTGAAAACGAAGTTAAGTTTTGTGTTGAGATATTCACTAGTGGAAGATTTCCAATAGTTCCATCTGATGGAGTTTATGAAGTGTTAGATTATCTAAAAAACAAAAATTATTTTTTAGGCATAATTACTGATGGAAACCATATACGTCAAAGAGAAAAAATAAAATCCTTAAAATTTGAAAATTATTTTGATACTGTTGTTTATACAGATATTTTTCAATCTCCAAAACCTTCCCCAACACCTTACCAATATATAATTAGTAAATTTGGTATTAATCCAAAATTATCATATTATGTTGGCGATGACCCTGATGTTGATTTTAGAGGAGCAAAATTCGTTGGATTAAATACTATAAGGGTATTAAATGGAGAGTTTATATATAAAAAGAAAAATAAATTTATAGATTACGAAATAAAGGAAATAAAGGAAATAATTAACATAGTGTAA
- a CDS encoding radical SAM/SPASM domain-containing protein gives METTNACNYRCVMCPRETMTHEVGFMDDELYKKIIDEACKLGVQRVRLHFYGEPLLHKNLIERIKYAKRKGLFVDIDTNAELLTPDLSEKLVNSGIDQIIISFHGLTPEEYKHITGRDSFGVITKNITHLIKIKEIKNIKKPKIIIQTTIMDINYKNVHKVFNYFPKDKVEFSVTNCNYNPLLMKNDYRHIKFEYNRKVPCLSLYNTLVVSWDGNVTVCCSDVNFNLSIGHIEDGIINLFNNDKIKKLRKYHLFGKFDKLPLCKKCIDPIAHSLYMPIKIKENIICGKYEKNKNRK, from the coding sequence GTAATTACAGATGTGTAATGTGTCCAAGAGAAACCATGACACATGAAGTAGGGTTTATGGATGACGAATTATATAAAAAAATTATTGATGAGGCATGTAAATTGGGAGTTCAAAGAGTAAGATTGCATTTCTATGGAGAACCACTACTACATAAAAACCTTATTGAAAGAATAAAATATGCAAAAAGAAAAGGACTTTTTGTTGATATCGATACTAATGCAGAACTTTTAACACCAGATTTAAGTGAAAAATTAGTGAATTCAGGAATTGATCAAATTATAATCTCTTTTCATGGATTGACTCCTGAGGAATATAAACATATCACAGGCAGGGACAGTTTTGGAGTTATTACGAAGAACATAACACACTTAATTAAAATTAAAGAAATAAAAAACATTAAAAAGCCAAAGATAATAATCCAAACGACCATTATGGATATAAATTACAAAAATGTTCATAAAGTATTTAATTATTTTCCCAAAGATAAAGTTGAATTTAGTGTAACAAATTGTAATTACAATCCATTATTGATGAAAAATGACTATCGACATATAAAATTTGAATATAACAGAAAAGTTCCTTGCTTATCTCTCTATAATACATTAGTTGTTTCATGGGATGGAAATGTTACTGTATGTTGCTCAGATGTCAATTTTAATCTTTCAATAGGTCACATTGAAGATGGAATTATTAACCTATTTAATAATGATAAGATCAAAAAACTTCGAAAATATCATCTTTTCGGAAAATTTGATAAATTACCATTGTGTAAAAAATGTATTGATCCAATCGCACATTCATTATACATGCCAATAAAAATAAAAGAGAATATAATATGTGGTAAATATGAAAAAAATAAAAATAGAAAATAA
- the neuC gene encoding UDP-N-acetylglucosamine 2-epimerase: MKNRKIKKVAVVTGTRAEYGILKPLIEKINDDNDLELQLMVTGMHLLKKFGYSIKEIENDGFPIASKIRMYDEDSLGELSYHGVSLGRAVSEFTREFVYLNPDIVLVIGDRLEALAPVLSASTLNIPIGHIHAGDSTDSGHIDEQIRFAISRFSHLLFAPTEKCVERLTKMGEEPWRAYNVGALGLDSILSYKPLTKEELFKKLNLNGDNPVAIIIFHPVIHEYSTIDHQIESIMKAVIETKINTVVIYPNNDLGSKKIIEIIKKYSNFENIKLFENLEHNIYISLMYHANLMIGNSSSGIIEAPSLGLPVINVGSRNTGREHGDNVLFVKPVSKEIVEAINKALYDIDFIEKVKKKNNPWGDGKTSERLVNILKNTEINEHFMRKRILY; encoded by the coding sequence ATGAAAAATAGAAAAATTAAAAAAGTTGCAGTTGTTACAGGAACTCGTGCAGAGTATGGAATTTTGAAACCATTGATTGAAAAAATTAATGACGATAATGACTTAGAATTGCAATTAATGGTCACTGGTATGCATTTGTTAAAAAAATTTGGATACTCTATAAAAGAAATAGAAAACGATGGGTTTCCAATAGCTTCAAAAATAAGAATGTATGATGAAGACTCCCTTGGGGAATTGAGTTATCATGGTGTTTCATTAGGTAGGGCAGTTTCTGAATTCACAAGAGAATTTGTATATCTAAATCCAGATATTGTTTTAGTTATTGGGGATAGATTAGAAGCATTAGCTCCTGTATTATCGGCATCAACTTTAAATATTCCAATTGGGCACATTCATGCAGGGGATAGTACAGACAGTGGACATATTGATGAACAAATTAGATTCGCCATTTCAAGATTTTCCCATTTATTATTTGCACCAACTGAAAAGTGTGTAGAACGTTTAACAAAAATGGGGGAAGAACCATGGAGGGCATATAATGTTGGAGCGTTGGGTTTGGATAGTATTTTATCATACAAGCCATTAACTAAAGAGGAATTATTTAAAAAATTAAATCTTAATGGAGATAATCCAGTAGCAATCATTATATTTCATCCTGTAATTCATGAATACTCAACAATTGACCATCAAATAGAAAGCATTATGAAAGCGGTAATCGAAACAAAAATAAATACAGTAGTTATTTATCCAAATAATGACTTAGGCAGTAAGAAAATTATTGAAATTATTAAAAAATATTCTAATTTTGAAAATATTAAATTATTTGAGAATTTGGAGCACAATATATATATAAGTTTAATGTATCATGCTAATCTAATGATTGGAAATTCAAGTAGTGGGATAATTGAAGCACCATCATTAGGATTGCCTGTTATAAATGTAGGAAGTAGAAATACTGGGAGGGAACATGGGGACAATGTCTTATTTGTAAAACCAGTCAGTAAGGAGATTGTTGAAGCTATTAATAAGGCATTGTATGATATTGACTTCATTGAAAAAGTTAAAAAGAAAAACAATCCCTGGGGAGATGGGAAAACCAGCGAAAGACTGGTTAATATTTTAAAAAATACTGAAATTAATGAGCATTTTATGAGAAAGAGAATCCTATATTAA
- a CDS encoding acyltransferase has protein sequence MRFKNWKFPKIEHNKPTEYNWVVQYPENLELGKYTDIGAFTYINSKYGVKIDEYVQIGSHCSIYSVSTIDNKKGKVIINKNARIGSHSVIMPNVEIGENSIIGAFSFVNKNIPPNTLAYGVPVKLIRKLTDEEIKKLLKEIE, from the coding sequence ATGAGATTTAAAAATTGGAAATTTCCAAAAATCGAGCATAATAAACCAACAGAATATAACTGGGTTGTTCAATACCCTGAAAATTTAGAGCTCGGAAAATACACAGATATTGGAGCATTTACATATATAAATTCAAAGTATGGGGTTAAAATTGATGAGTATGTGCAAATAGGTTCTCATTGTTCTATATACTCTGTTTCAACAATAGATAATAAAAAAGGAAAAGTGATAATAAATAAAAATGCAAGAATCGGAAGCCATAGTGTAATTATGCCAAATGTTGAAATTGGAGAAAATTCTATTATCGGAGCATTTAGTTTTGTAAATAAAAACATTCCACCGAATACATTAGCTTATGGCGTTCCAGTGAAACTTATTAGGAAACTAACTGATGAAGAAATTAAAAAGTTATTGAAGGAGATAGAATGA
- a CDS encoding DegT/DnrJ/EryC1/StrS family aminotransferase — MKIPLFKIYWDNEDIKSVEKIIKSGMFWSSGNEIEELENKISEYIGSKYCVTFNSGGSALHALMKSYGFKEGDEIIVPSFTFIATAMAPLYVGAKPIFADIEEETLGLNPDDVLEKITNKTKAILPIHYGGVPCKIKELKEIADDYDLVLIEDAAEAFGAKIDDKNVGTFGDSAIFSFCQNKIFTTGEGGCITTNNKELYEKLKLIVSYGRISEGNYFVGQSKTDYVDIGYNWRLSTILASLGISQLNKVDKLIELRRKNAEYLNTELSKIKDVNIMPVPNNYFAVYQLYSIILNNEYIRNELMNYLKEKNISTKIYFEPCHEYTVFKKFVNNINLPTTQQISSKILTLPIYPNMTKNELNYIIDTIKEFFEGR; from the coding sequence ATGAAAATTCCACTATTTAAAATTTACTGGGATAATGAAGATATTAAATCTGTTGAAAAAATTATAAAATCGGGCATGTTTTGGAGCTCCGGTAATGAGATTGAAGAGCTCGAAAATAAGATATCAGAATATATTGGTTCAAAATATTGTGTTACTTTCAACTCAGGAGGTTCTGCACTACATGCTTTAATGAAATCTTATGGATTTAAAGAAGGGGACGAAATAATTGTCCCATCATTTACTTTCATAGCAACAGCAATGGCTCCATTATATGTTGGAGCAAAACCCATATTTGCTGATATTGAAGAGGAAACACTTGGATTAAATCCTGATGATGTTTTAGAGAAAATAACAAATAAAACAAAGGCAATCCTGCCAATTCATTATGGAGGAGTGCCCTGCAAAATAAAAGAGCTTAAAGAGATTGCCGATGATTATGATTTAGTTTTGATAGAGGACGCAGCAGAGGCATTTGGGGCAAAAATTGATGATAAAAATGTGGGAACTTTTGGGGATTCGGCAATATTCAGCTTTTGTCAAAATAAAATCTTTACAACAGGCGAGGGGGGATGCATAACCACCAATAACAAAGAACTATATGAAAAATTAAAGCTTATCGTATCCTATGGTAGAATATCGGAAGGGAATTATTTTGTTGGACAATCAAAAACTGATTATGTTGATATTGGATACAATTGGAGACTATCGACCATTTTAGCATCTCTTGGAATTTCTCAGTTAAATAAAGTTGATAAATTAATAGAATTAAGGAGAAAAAATGCAGAATATTTAAACACTGAGCTCAGTAAAATAAAAGATGTAAATATAATGCCTGTCCCGAATAATTACTTTGCAGTTTATCAGTTATACAGCATTATTTTGAATAATGAATATATTAGGAATGAATTAATGAACTATTTAAAAGAGAAAAATATTTCAACAAAAATTTACTTTGAACCCTGTCATGAATACACTGTATTTAAAAAATTTGTAAATAATATAAACTTACCAACAACACAGCAAATATCTTCAAAAATATTGACACTCCCCATATATCCAAACATGACTAAAAATGAATTAAATTATATCATTGATACAATAAAAGAATTTTTTGAAGGGCGATGA
- a CDS encoding class I SAM-dependent methyltransferase, with translation MKNFKEAWEKLYDENKYTMKFPDEPTIRFFGKISKKIELNGKGLDVGSGMGRNCRLMYEFGIDAYGIEISEMAIKRAKEYMKLGNFKAQFILYDGIRIPFEDRYFDYVISHGVLDSMTFENAQTIINEIYRVLKSDGYSCIVVHSDKDSSYGEGKKIEENTFIIKEGFEKDTPQHYFTLDEIKELFGEFEIIDVGLHEDIQVDLNTGNPKKKASFWYIYLRKR, from the coding sequence ATGAAAAATTTTAAAGAAGCATGGGAAAAATTATATGATGAAAATAAATATACTATGAAATTTCCGGATGAACCCACTATAAGATTTTTTGGAAAAATATCTAAGAAAATTGAGTTAAATGGAAAAGGTTTGGATGTGGGCTCAGGAATGGGAAGAAATTGTAGACTCATGTATGAATTTGGTATTGATGCTTATGGTATTGAAATCTCAGAAATGGCGATTAAAAGAGCTAAAGAATATATGAAATTAGGGAATTTTAAGGCACAATTTATATTATATGATGGCATAAGAATACCTTTCGAAGATAGATATTTTGATTATGTAATAAGTCATGGAGTATTGGATTCTATGACATTTGAAAATGCACAAACTATAATTAATGAAATATATCGAGTATTAAAATCAGATGGTTATAGTTGTATAGTGGTGCATAGTGATAAAGATTCTTCATATGGCGAAGGAAAAAAAATAGAAGAAAATACCTTTATTATTAAAGAAGGTTTTGAAAAAGATACTCCTCAACATTATTTCACATTAGATGAAATTAAAGAACTGTTTGGAGAATTTGAAATTATAGATGTTGGATTACATGAAGATATTCAAGTTGATTTAAATACTGGAAACCCGAAAAAAAAGGCTAGCTTTTGGTATATCTATTTGAGAAAAAGGTGA
- a CDS encoding PIG-L deacetylase family protein yields the protein MKILIIAPHPDDEVLGCGGTIAKHSENGDDVYLIIATKAYTPDWTDEYITNKEKEIKKSNEILGIKKTYFLNYPTVKLDTIPQKELNDSISKIVDKIKPDIAYIPFKGDLNKDHRLLFEASLVALRPLNHKVKKILSYEILSETEWGQEIEIFKPNVYVDITKTFNKKIEAMKAYKSELREFPHPRSVDAIETLTKKRGSEIGIKYAESFYLIREIQG from the coding sequence ATGAAAATTTTAATCATAGCACCACATCCAGACGATGAGGTCTTAGGTTGTGGTGGAACAATAGCAAAACATTCTGAAAACGGAGATGATGTTTATTTAATAATTGCTACAAAGGCATACACGCCAGATTGGACAGATGAATATATAACAAATAAAGAAAAAGAAATAAAAAAATCAAATGAAATTTTAGGAATAAAAAAAACTTATTTTTTAAATTATCCAACAGTTAAATTGGATACAATTCCACAAAAAGAGTTAAACGATTCAATATCAAAAATAGTTGATAAAATAAAACCAGATATTGCATATATTCCATTTAAAGGAGATTTGAATAAAGACCATCGTTTATTGTTTGAAGCTTCGTTAGTTGCTTTAAGACCATTAAATCATAAGGTTAAAAAAATATTATCCTATGAAATTCTCTCGGAAACAGAATGGGGACAAGAAATAGAAATTTTTAAACCAAATGTATATGTCGATATAACAAAAACTTTTAACAAAAAAATTGAAGCAATGAAAGCATACAAAAGTGAATTAAGGGAATTCCCGCATCCGAGGTCTGTGGATGCAATAGAAACATTGACGAAAAAGAGAGGTTCAGAGATTGGGATTAAATATGCTGAAAGTTTTTACTTAATAAGAGAAATTCAGGGATAA
- the neuB gene encoding N-acetylneuraminate synthase, translating into MKKIKIENKYIGENEPVFIIAEAGVNHNGDIELAKKLIDIASECGADAVKFQTFKAEKVVSKRAPKAEYQTKNTGTDESQYEMIKELELTEDDFYELYKYSKNKNIMFLSTPFDFESADYLDELMPLFKISSTDLNNLPFLEYIAKKKKPIILSTGMGTLGEIDEAINIIKKANNNDIILLHCVTNYPASFESLNLRVIRTLKEAFKLPVGFSDHSLGIYAPISAVSLGATVIEKHFTLDKNLPGPDHKASLSPEELKEMVSAIRSIEKALGNGIKRPTSEEEKIKKVARRSLVANVDIPKGATIKKEMIVIKRPGTGIEPKYLNEIMGKKVKRDIKIDEILKLGDIEW; encoded by the coding sequence ATGAAAAAAATAAAAATAGAAAATAAATATATTGGTGAAAATGAGCCAGTGTTTATAATAGCAGAGGCAGGGGTTAATCACAATGGAGATATTGAGCTCGCAAAAAAATTAATTGATATTGCATCAGAATGTGGTGCTGATGCCGTGAAATTTCAGACATTTAAAGCTGAAAAGGTAGTTTCAAAAAGAGCTCCGAAAGCAGAGTATCAAACTAAAAATACAGGAACTGATGAGAGTCAGTATGAAATGATAAAGGAGCTCGAATTAACAGAAGATGATTTTTATGAATTATACAAATATTCTAAAAATAAAAATATAATGTTTTTATCTACACCATTTGATTTTGAAAGTGCTGATTATTTAGACGAATTAATGCCATTATTTAAAATATCATCAACTGATTTAAACAATTTACCATTTTTGGAATATATCGCAAAAAAGAAAAAGCCTATAATACTATCCACTGGAATGGGGACATTGGGGGAAATAGATGAAGCTATAAACATCATAAAGAAAGCAAACAATAATGATATAATATTGCTACACTGTGTCACAAACTATCCAGCTAGTTTTGAAAGTTTGAATTTGAGAGTTATTAGAACATTAAAAGAAGCATTTAAACTACCTGTTGGTTTTTCAGACCATAGCTTAGGAATTTATGCCCCAATAAGTGCGGTATCTCTCGGAGCTACTGTTATTGAGAAGCATTTTACATTAGATAAAAATCTACCGGGTCCTGACCATAAGGCATCCCTAAGCCCCGAAGAATTAAAAGAAATGGTAAGTGCAATCCGTTCAATTGAAAAAGCATTGGGAAATGGTATAAAAAGACCCACCTCCGAAGAAGAGAAAATTAAAAAAGTTGCAAGAAGAAGTTTAGTAGCAAATGTTGATATTCCAAAAGGGGCGACAATCAAAAAAGAAATGATAGTCATAAAAAGACCAGGAACGGGGATTGAGCCAAAGTATTTAAATGAAATTATGGGGAAAAAGGTAAAAAGAGATATCAAAATAGATGAGATTTTAAAATTAGGTGATATAGAATGGTAA